A genomic window from Triticum urartu cultivar G1812 chromosome 7, Tu2.1, whole genome shotgun sequence includes:
- the LOC125524048 gene encoding zinc transporter 10-like isoform X2, producing MAFFEEMESRYVPYLRTHLHQFAASVSAASCEEGPGAGGDDECRDEPAALRLKMVAVATILVAGAIGVAIPLVGGEEGSSSGSGTFVLAKAFAAGVILATGFVHMLHDAEEKLSDPCLPAMPWRRFPFPGFIAMLAALGTLVMEFVGTRFYERRHGEEAAAAATAGHDDTTALLEDGALAGVAATRMSGDDDKHDAMHIVGMRAHAAAHQHSHAHGHDACDGGAVYDAHAHGSEERPSQARHVVVSQAQFKNFSALLMAFFFAITTPVGIALGAGVASFYSASSPRAFMVEGILDSMSSGILIYIALVDLIAADFLSRRMSCNPRLQVCSYVVLLVGAVAMSALAIWA from the exons ATGGCGTTCTTCGAG GAGATGGAGTCGCGCTACGTCCCCTACCTCCGCACCCACCTGCACCAGTTCGCAG CGTCGGTCTCCGCGGCCAGCTGCGAGGAGGGGCCGGGCGCCGGCGGCGATGACGAGTGCCGCGACGAGCCGGCCGCGCTCAGGCTCAAGATGGTGGCCGTCGCTACCATCCTAGTGGCTGGCGCGATCGGCGTCGCGATCCCGCTCGTCGGCGGCGAAGAGGGCTCGTCCTCCGGCAGCGGGACGTTCGTGCTCGCCAAGGCGTTCGCGGCGGGGGTCATCCTCGCCACCGGGTTCGTGCACATGCTGCACGACGCTGAGGAGAAGTTGTCCGACCCGTGCCTCCCGGCCATGCCCTGGCGCCGGTTCCCCTTCCCGGGCTTCATCGCCATGCTCGCCGCGCTGGGGACGCTCGTCATGGAGTTCGTCGGCACCCGCTTCTACGAGCGCAGGCACGGCGAGGAGGCTGCCGCGGCGGCCACAGCTGGGCATGACGACACGACGGCTCTGCTCGAGGACGGCGCGCTCGCAGGTGTCGCTGCCACCAGGATGAGCGGCGACGACGACAAGCATGACGCGATGCACATCGTTGGGATGCGCGCCCACGCGGCTGCGCACCAGCATAGCCATGCGCATGGCCATGACGCGTGCGATGGAGGAGCCGTGTACGACGCCCACGCCCACGGGAGCGAGGAGAGGCCGTCCCAAGCTCGTCATGTGGTTGTCTCGCAG GCTCAGTTCAAGAATTTCTCTGCACTCCTGATGGCTTTCTTCTTTGCTATCACAACACCTGTTGGGATTGCCTTGGGGGCGGGGGTCGCGTCGTTCTACAGCGCCAGCAGCCCCAGGGCATTCATGGTGGAGGGCATCCTTGATTCAATGTCATCCGGAATACTGATCTATATAGCATTAGTGGATCTCATTGCTGCTGATTTCCTTAGCCGGAGGATGAGCTGCAATCCGAGGCTACAAGTGTGCTCATATGTTGTCTTGCTTGTTGGGGCTGTTGCCATGTCAGCACTTGCTATCTGGGCTTAG
- the LOC125524048 gene encoding zinc transporter 10-like isoform X1, with amino-acid sequence MAFFEEMESRYVPYLRTHLHQFAASVSAASCEEGPGAGGDDECRDEPAALRLKMVAVATILVAGAIGVAIPLVGGEEGSSSGSGTFVLAKAFAAGVILATGFVHMLHDAEEKLSDPCLPAMPWRRFPFPGFIAMLAALGTLVMEFVGTRFYERRHGEEAAAAATAGHDDTTALLEDGALAGVAATRMSGDDDKHDAMHIVGMRAHAAAHQHSHAHGHDACDGGAVYDAHAHGSEERPSQARHVVVSQILEMGIVSHSVIIGLSLGVSQSPCTIKPLVAALSFHQFFEGFALGGCISEAQFKNFSALLMAFFFAITTPVGIALGAGVASFYSASSPRAFMVEGILDSMSSGILIYIALVDLIAADFLSRRMSCNPRLQVCSYVVLLVGAVAMSALAIWA; translated from the exons ATGGCGTTCTTCGAG GAGATGGAGTCGCGCTACGTCCCCTACCTCCGCACCCACCTGCACCAGTTCGCAG CGTCGGTCTCCGCGGCCAGCTGCGAGGAGGGGCCGGGCGCCGGCGGCGATGACGAGTGCCGCGACGAGCCGGCCGCGCTCAGGCTCAAGATGGTGGCCGTCGCTACCATCCTAGTGGCTGGCGCGATCGGCGTCGCGATCCCGCTCGTCGGCGGCGAAGAGGGCTCGTCCTCCGGCAGCGGGACGTTCGTGCTCGCCAAGGCGTTCGCGGCGGGGGTCATCCTCGCCACCGGGTTCGTGCACATGCTGCACGACGCTGAGGAGAAGTTGTCCGACCCGTGCCTCCCGGCCATGCCCTGGCGCCGGTTCCCCTTCCCGGGCTTCATCGCCATGCTCGCCGCGCTGGGGACGCTCGTCATGGAGTTCGTCGGCACCCGCTTCTACGAGCGCAGGCACGGCGAGGAGGCTGCCGCGGCGGCCACAGCTGGGCATGACGACACGACGGCTCTGCTCGAGGACGGCGCGCTCGCAGGTGTCGCTGCCACCAGGATGAGCGGCGACGACGACAAGCATGACGCGATGCACATCGTTGGGATGCGCGCCCACGCGGCTGCGCACCAGCATAGCCATGCGCATGGCCATGACGCGTGCGATGGAGGAGCCGTGTACGACGCCCACGCCCACGGGAGCGAGGAGAGGCCGTCCCAAGCTCGTCATGTGGTTGTCTCGCAG ATTCTGGAAATGGGGATTGTATCCCATTCGGTGATCATCGGGCTCTCTTTGGGCGTTTCGCAGAGCCCATGTACCATCAAACCTCTTGTTGCTGCTCTCTCCTTCCACCAGTTCTTCGAGGGTTTTGCCTTGGGTGGCTGCATTTCTGAG GCTCAGTTCAAGAATTTCTCTGCACTCCTGATGGCTTTCTTCTTTGCTATCACAACACCTGTTGGGATTGCCTTGGGGGCGGGGGTCGCGTCGTTCTACAGCGCCAGCAGCCCCAGGGCATTCATGGTGGAGGGCATCCTTGATTCAATGTCATCCGGAATACTGATCTATATAGCATTAGTGGATCTCATTGCTGCTGATTTCCTTAGCCGGAGGATGAGCTGCAATCCGAGGCTACAAGTGTGCTCATATGTTGTCTTGCTTGTTGGGGCTGTTGCCATGTCAGCACTTGCTATCTGGGCTTAG